In the genome of Raphanus sativus cultivar WK10039 chromosome 4, ASM80110v3, whole genome shotgun sequence, one region contains:
- the LOC130510799 gene encoding probable myosin-binding protein 6, with amino-acid sequence MVERTMSLGVGGNGATMRAQQELLQKITRELDAEREASSSAASEALSMILRLQGEKAALEMEASQYKRLAEEKMCHAETSLTLFEDLIYRKEMEMASLEFQVQAYRCKLLSLGCSDQAEEKKKGDVESSSSLSPRQDLSACWEQIRMIDDRVREVSESRDISKGSKWGLLRRESISHALVSQVSSTILESAKSDVSSIIEMIKNPDREVPRTKESLAIISEERNVRGKMVSSKTPKDTSIMAEHMSLLKEIREQISEMQSEMTSLRSELHQTRLVSHCEEDRALNSIQEAMLHFWL; translated from the exons atggtggagagaacGATGAGTCTAGGCGTGGGAGGCAACGGAGCAACCATGCGAGCGCAGCAGGAGCTTCTTCAAAAGATCACTCGTGAGCTCGACGCTGAACGGGAAGCCTCTTCTTCAGCTGCTTCAGAGGCCCTGTCGATGATCCTTCGCCTTCAGGGAGAGAAAGCAGCGTTGGAGATGGAGGCTAGTCAGTACAAGAGACTGGCCGAGGAGAAGATGTGCCACGCCGAGACTTCTCTGACGCTCTTCGAAGATCTGATTTACCGCAAGGAAATGGAGATGGCGTCTCTGGAGTTTCAGGTTCAGGCTTACAGATGCAAACTGCTCAGCCTCGGCTGCTCTGATCAGGccgaggagaagaagaaaggtgatGTTGAGAGTAGTAGTTCTTTGTCTCCTCGTCAAGACTTGAGCGCGTGTTGGGAGCAGATCAGGATGATAGACGATCGTGTTCGAGAGGTGTCAGAGTCGAGAGATATTTCCAAGGGATCGAAATGGGGTTTGCTTAGGCGTGAGTCGATTTCACATGCGCTGGTCTCACAGGTGAGTAGTACTATTCTAGAGTCAGCCAAGAGTGACGTCAGTTCGATAATAGAGATGATCAAGAACCCTGATAGAGAGGTTCCAAGGACTAAGGAGAGCCTTGCAATCATCTCGGAAGAAAGAAAT GTCAGAGGCAAGATGGTGAGTAGTAAGACGCCAAAAGATACGAGCATCATGGCAGAACATATGAGCTTGCTAAAGGAGATTCGAGAGCAGATCAGTGAAATGCAGTCAGAGATGACAAGCTTGAGATCAGAATTGCATCAAACTCGACTTGTGTCTCATTGTGAGGAGGATCGAGCCCTTAACTCAATTCAAGAG GCCATGCTTCACTTCTGGCTTTAG